A single window of Candidatus Rhabdochlamydia oedothoracis DNA harbors:
- a CDS encoding GNAT family N-acetyltransferase, with protein MQKNIIQTERLILRPWKKKDLESFAKLNQDPRVMEYFPSLKSYKEIQEEYNRIVEDFKKEGFGLWAVSIIGGADFIGFIGLNRVKFTAHFTPAVEIGWRLMADYWGKGYATEGAMACLKYGFETLHLDEIVSFTTLANKRSVAVMERIGMSRNPKDDFDHPKLAEGHPLRIHVLYRLQANEWKCLVKSSKC; from the coding sequence AGAAAGGTTAATTCTACGACCTTGGAAAAAAAAAGATCTTGAGTCGTTTGCAAAGCTTAATCAAGATCCACGAGTCATGGAATATTTTCCCTCTTTAAAAAGCTATAAAGAGATTCAGGAAGAATATAATCGTATCGTAGAAGATTTTAAAAAAGAGGGTTTTGGGCTTTGGGCGGTTTCTATAATAGGAGGCGCTGATTTTATCGGTTTTATTGGTTTAAACCGTGTGAAGTTCACAGCACATTTTACACCAGCTGTTGAAATAGGTTGGAGATTAATGGCTGATTACTGGGGCAAAGGGTATGCAACAGAAGGAGCCATGGCTTGCTTGAAATATGGGTTTGAAACGTTGCATCTTGACGAAATCGTCAGTTTTACAACACTTGCAAACAAGCGCTCCGTAGCTGTTATGGAAAGAATCGGGATGTCACGTAATCCAAAAGATGATTTTGACCATCCGAAATTAGCAGAAGGTCATCCCTTAAGAATACATGTGTTATATCGGTTACAAGCAAATGAATGGAAGTGCTTAGTAAAGTCTAGTAAATGTTGA
- a CDS encoding IS630 transposase-related protein, with translation MPKPYSMDLRKRVLQYLEENNDKMKASQLFQVGIATVYRWVKRKKQRGNVEPLKKKSTYKKIDDQRLIAYVEKNPDHFLSEIAKHFGLTLQAIFYALKRLKITRKKRLRFIRKGMRKQERNI, from the coding sequence ATGCCTAAACCTTATTCAATGGATCTAAGAAAACGAGTGCTTCAATACCTAGAAGAAAATAACGACAAAATGAAGGCCAGCCAGCTATTTCAAGTTGGGATTGCAACTGTCTACCGATGGGTAAAGCGTAAGAAACAAAGAGGAAACGTAGAACCTCTAAAAAAGAAAAGCACTTATAAGAAAATTGATGATCAGAGATTAATCGCTTATGTAGAAAAAAACCCCGATCATTTTTTATCAGAGATTGCAAAGCATTTTGGTTTGACTTTGCAAGCAATCTTTTACGCTTTGAAAAGACTCAAGATCACAAGAAAAAAAAGATTGCGTTTTATAAGGAAAGGAATGCGGAAGCAAGAGCGGAATATCTAA
- a CDS encoding IS630 family transposase: MEAISPEKRVYLDQSGISQYVHRQYARSARGKQIFGGISGKRFGRQSVISALQGKKLLAPMCFEGTCNTDLFNVWLKQELIPNLTHGQVLILDNASFHKSKTTRTLIEESGYEMLFLPPYSPDLNPIEKYWANMKTKIRELLPTVANLSEALDQAVLSMSI; encoded by the coding sequence ATAGAAGCAATTTCTCCTGAAAAAAGGGTCTATTTGGATCAGAGCGGAATCAGTCAATATGTGCATAGGCAATATGCGAGGAGCGCGAGGGGAAAACAAATATTTGGAGGAATTTCAGGAAAACGATTTGGTAGACAGAGTGTAATTTCGGCACTACAAGGGAAGAAATTGCTGGCACCGATGTGTTTTGAAGGAACTTGCAATACGGATCTATTTAATGTATGGCTAAAACAGGAATTGATTCCAAATTTGACTCATGGCCAAGTTTTGATTCTCGATAACGCGAGCTTTCATAAATCAAAGACAACTAGAACATTGATAGAGGAAAGTGGATACGAAATGCTCTTTCTCCCGCCTTATTCACCGGACTTAAATCCTATCGAAAAATATTGGGCCAATATGAAAACGAAAATCCGAGAACTTTTACCTACTGTAGCTAATTTATCCGAAGCCTTAGATCAAGCTGTTTTATCAATGTCGATTTAA
- a CDS encoding IS30 family transposase encodes MIFNNQTQGETLPKGYHHLTYDQRCQIYILKARGDTSSSIANILKVHHSTISRELKRNKGQRGYRHQQAQEKAFLRKNSQPNKKMTPQIVTRIEEKIKLQWSPIQISGWLKRHGKEHVSHETIYNHIWKDKRQGGQLYRELRHRGKKYNKQRKGASGRGNMPGRIDIKQRPCIVEKKTRLGDWELDTVIGAGHKGVIVSMVERTSKLTKLAKVSHKTAEEVSQALIEQLKPIKDFVHTLTADNGKEFAYHQMVSFELETDFYFATPYHSWERGLNEHTNGLVRQYFPKTQSFLDTTSKDIERVETLLNNRPRKALNFETPLEVFTRLSTNMLCSGAQ; translated from the coding sequence GTGATTTTTAACAATCAAACACAAGGAGAGACCTTGCCTAAAGGCTACCATCACCTAACCTATGACCAAAGATGTCAGATTTATATTTTAAAAGCTAGAGGAGATACATCTAGCTCAATAGCAAACATTCTAAAAGTTCATCATAGCACTATTAGTAGGGAACTTAAGAGAAATAAAGGGCAACGAGGATACCGTCATCAGCAAGCTCAAGAAAAAGCATTTCTTAGAAAAAATTCTCAGCCCAATAAAAAAATGACTCCTCAAATAGTTACCCGTATTGAAGAAAAAATCAAGTTGCAATGGAGCCCTATACAAATATCCGGATGGCTTAAAAGACATGGTAAAGAACATGTTAGTCATGAGACCATCTATAATCATATCTGGAAAGATAAACGACAGGGAGGACAGCTTTATAGAGAGCTCCGTCATCGAGGGAAAAAATATAACAAGCAGAGAAAGGGAGCTTCTGGAAGAGGGAACATGCCTGGTCGTATAGATATTAAGCAACGGCCTTGTATTGTAGAAAAAAAGACTCGTTTAGGAGACTGGGAACTAGATACAGTCATAGGGGCAGGACATAAAGGCGTAATTGTATCAATGGTAGAAAGAACTTCCAAGCTAACTAAGCTCGCCAAAGTTTCTCATAAAACTGCAGAGGAAGTAAGTCAAGCGTTAATTGAACAACTTAAACCTATCAAAGATTTTGTACACACATTAACAGCAGACAACGGAAAAGAATTTGCCTATCACCAAATGGTTAGTTTCGAGCTAGAGACAGACTTCTACTTTGCAACGCCCTACCATTCTTGGGAAAGAGGCTTAAATGAGCATACAAACGGACTAGTTAGGCAATATTTTCCTAAAACACAAAGCTTTTTAGATACGACTTCCAAGGATATAGAAAGGGTGGAAACTTTACTAAATAACAGACCTAGAAAGGCTCTCAACTTCGAAACTCCACTAGAAGTGTTTACGAGATTATCTACAAACATGCTATGCTCGGGTGCACAATAG
- a CDS encoding IS30 family transposase has protein sequence MIFNNQTQGETLPKGYHHLTYDQRCQIYILKARGDTSSSIANILKVHHSTISRELKRNKGQRGYRHQQAQEKAFLRKNSQPNKKMTPQIVTRIEEKIKLQWSPIQISGWLKRHGKEHVSHETIYNHIWKDKRQGGQLYRELRHRGKKYNKQRKGASGRGNMPGRIDIKQRPCIVEKKTRLGDWELDTVIGAGHKGVIVSMVERTSKLTKLAKVSHKTAEEVSQALIEQLKPIKDFVHTLTADNGKEFAYHQMVSFELETDFYFATPYHSWERGLNEHTNGLVRQYFPKTQSFLDTVFSSLKCTEELKKE, from the coding sequence GTGATTTTTAACAATCAAACACAAGGAGAGACCTTGCCTAAAGGCTACCATCACCTAACCTATGACCAAAGATGTCAGATTTATATTTTAAAAGCTAGAGGAGATACATCTAGCTCAATAGCAAACATTCTAAAAGTTCATCATAGCACTATTAGTAGGGAACTTAAGAGAAATAAAGGGCAACGAGGATACCGTCATCAGCAAGCTCAAGAAAAAGCATTTCTTAGAAAAAATTCTCAGCCCAATAAAAAAATGACTCCTCAAATAGTTACCCGTATTGAAGAAAAAATCAAGTTGCAATGGAGCCCTATACAAATATCCGGATGGCTTAAAAGACATGGTAAAGAACATGTTAGTCATGAGACCATCTATAATCATATCTGGAAAGATAAACGACAGGGAGGACAGCTTTATAGAGAGCTCCGTCATCGAGGGAAAAAATATAACAAGCAGAGAAAGGGAGCTTCTGGAAGAGGGAACATGCCTGGTCGTATAGATATTAAGCAACGGCCTTGTATTGTAGAAAAAAAGACTCGTTTAGGAGACTGGGAACTAGATACAGTCATAGGGGCAGGACATAAAGGCGTAATTGTATCAATGGTAGAAAGAACTTCCAAGCTAACTAAGCTCGCCAAAGTTTCTCATAAAACTGCAGAGGAAGTAAGTCAAGCGTTAATTGAACAACTTAAACCTATCAAAGATTTTGTACACACATTAACAGCAGACAACGGAAAAGAATTTGCCTATCACCAAATGGTTAGTTTCGAGCTAGAGACAGACTTCTACTTTGCAACGCCCTACCATTCTTGGGAAAGAGGCTTAAATGAGCATACAAACGGACTAGTTAGGCAATATTTTCCTAAAACACAAAGCTTTTTAGATACAGTCTTTTCAAGTTTGAAGTGCACAGAAGAATTAAAAAAAGAATAG
- a CDS encoding transposase: MHFSGALCLTGMKIFTEEYKTVDADAMLDFFKKLEKQTEARIIHVILDNARSNKNKKLEEFLIPPFRKEV; this comes from the coding sequence TTGCATTTTTCTGGAGCTCTTTGCCTGACAGGAATGAAGATTTTTACAGAGGAATATAAGACAGTTGATGCCGATGCAATGCTCGATTTTTTCAAGAAGCTAGAAAAACAGACAGAGGCTCGAATTATTCATGTAATTTTGGATAATGCGAGATCAAACAAAAATAAGAAACTAGAAGAGTTTCTGATCCCTCCATTTAGAAAAGAAGTATAG
- a CDS encoding IS630 family transposase, which translates to MKKLIPSQRADLEHKLKHPKDYSERNRLCVILGYDEGISTKNLAKTLRISPITVQKYLREYDSENKTGSSPRGGSKSKLSQDQKESLLKHLQEKTYLKVKGIIAYVHEQYGIKYSRSGMTDWLIQHGFVYKRPKKIPGKLDPEKQRIFIEQYRALKETLNPDEEIYFIDAVHPEHQSQAVCGWIKKGVQKTLQTSGKQLRLHFAGALCLTGMKIFTEEYKTVDADAMLDFFKKLEKQTEARIIHVILDNARSNKNKKLEEFLMSSRIKVHYLPPYSPNLNPIERLWKILKEKKVYNRYYETSVTFFQAIRGFFLEEIPKITDILKCRINDKFQVVDLNPIKLAV; encoded by the coding sequence ATGAAAAAACTGATCCCTAGCCAGAGAGCTGACTTAGAACACAAGTTAAAGCATCCAAAAGACTATTCTGAACGGAATAGGCTTTGTGTAATTTTGGGCTATGATGAGGGTATCTCAACAAAAAATCTTGCTAAAACACTCCGGATAAGCCCTATCACTGTTCAGAAATACCTCAGAGAATATGATTCCGAAAATAAAACTGGAAGTAGCCCTCGAGGCGGTAGCAAATCAAAACTTTCACAAGACCAAAAAGAGTCTCTACTAAAACACCTACAGGAAAAGACCTATCTTAAAGTCAAAGGGATCATAGCTTATGTGCATGAGCAATATGGGATAAAATATTCCCGAAGTGGCATGACAGATTGGCTCATACAGCACGGATTTGTTTATAAACGTCCTAAAAAGATTCCTGGGAAATTAGATCCTGAAAAACAACGAATTTTCATAGAACAATATAGGGCTTTAAAGGAGACCTTAAACCCTGATGAAGAGATCTATTTCATAGATGCTGTGCATCCTGAACATCAGTCCCAAGCCGTATGTGGATGGATCAAAAAAGGCGTTCAAAAGACTTTGCAGACATCCGGGAAACAATTGCGATTGCATTTTGCTGGAGCTCTTTGCCTGACAGGAATGAAGATTTTTACAGAGGAATATAAGACAGTTGATGCCGATGCAATGCTCGATTTTTTCAAGAAGCTAGAAAAACAGACAGAGGCTCGAATTATTCATGTAATTTTGGATAATGCAAGATCAAACAAAAATAAGAAACTAGAAGAGTTTCTGATGTCTTCTAGGATTAAAGTGCACTATCTCCCTCCTTATTCGCCGAATTTGAATCCTATTGAACGCTTGTGGAAGATCTTAAAGGAAAAGAAGGTATACAATCGATATTACGAAACGTCGGTGACTTTTTTTCAGGCAATTAGAGGATTCTTCTTAGAAGAGATACCGAAAATAACAGATATTTTGAAATGTAGGATAAACGACAAGTTTCAAGTCGTTGACTTAAATCCCATTAAGCTAGCCGTTTGA
- a CDS encoding transposase, giving the protein MSKQGLNEEQFKILEPQMEKWVNRNHYGRKLAPWRPVVNTIFWVLRTGAPWKDAPRNKEFSHPSTAHAWLGRMQSAGFLDQFLEELLKLAEQLGCIDAQRLSVDGFFFQRTRRRRAS; this is encoded by the coding sequence ATGAGCAAGCAAGGATTAAATGAAGAACAGTTTAAAATACTCGAACCTCAAATGGAAAAATGGGTAAATCGTAACCATTATGGAAGAAAATTAGCGCCATGGAGACCTGTAGTGAATACTATTTTCTGGGTGCTTCGGACAGGAGCTCCTTGGAAAGATGCACCTAGAAACAAGGAGTTTTCTCATCCCTCAACAGCACACGCATGGCTTGGAAGAATGCAATCTGCTGGATTTTTAGATCAATTTTTAGAAGAGCTGCTTAAGCTTGCCGAACAGCTGGGGTGTATTGATGCCCAGAGACTCTCTGTAGATGGTTTTTTTTTCCAGCGGACGCGGAGGAGGAGAGCAAGTTGA
- a CDS encoding transposase, with amino-acid sequence MVFFSSGRGGGEQVDYGYKGKGVTSHLLVEKSGKPLAITFTSASGDEKKQVIPLLRKVIPFIKKAWNQGKVPILEADKGYDSEQTRIDVLSHEVFPLIARKRNTKGYKIKGICYLEKQRWVVERTISWLKTCFRRLTVRWERKAIYWNGLLMFGLLGYWMNFLSRQVSLKQ; translated from the coding sequence ATGGTTTTTTTTTCCAGCGGACGCGGAGGAGGAGAGCAAGTTGATTATGGCTACAAAGGTAAAGGCGTGACATCGCATTTACTGGTAGAAAAATCAGGAAAGCCTCTTGCAATCACTTTTACATCAGCATCCGGGGATGAGAAAAAACAAGTGATCCCTCTGCTTAGGAAAGTCATTCCCTTCATTAAAAAAGCATGGAATCAGGGAAAAGTACCCATACTTGAAGCAGATAAAGGTTATGACTCAGAGCAAACACGTATCGATGTTCTTTCCCATGAGGTTTTTCCTCTGATAGCTCGGAAAAGAAACACTAAGGGATATAAGATAAAAGGCATTTGCTACCTTGAAAAGCAACGTTGGGTCGTTGAGAGAACGATTTCTTGGTTAAAGACATGCTTCCGTCGTCTTACAGTGCGCTGGGAAAGAAAGGCAATATATTGGAACGGACTATTAATGTTTGGACTACTGGGATATTGGATGAATTTCTTAAGTCGGCAAGTATCTTTAAAACAGTAA
- a CDS encoding transposase: MIVFIKPLEVVMTRSYPSDISRKQFSKIHLILESTRKKTRPRRVDLYDIFCGILYILKSGCQWRMLPIEYPKWELCYYYFHLWNKKDNKNSKSILEIVLKKIGWQEPILN; the protein is encoded by the coding sequence ATGATAGTTTTCATAAAACCTTTGGAGGTAGTTATGACCCGCTCTTATCCAAGCGATATTTCTCGTAAACAATTTAGCAAAATCCATCTAATACTTGAGTCTACACGCAAAAAAACACGTCCACGAAGAGTTGATCTATATGATATTTTTTGTGGAATTTTGTACATTTTAAAAAGTGGTTGCCAGTGGCGTATGTTACCCATAGAATATCCTAAATGGGAATTATGTTATTATTATTTCCATCTTTGGAATAAAAAAGATAATAAAAATTCTAAGAGTATTCTTGAAATAGTTTTAAAAAAAATTGGTTGGCAAGAACCTATCTTGAATTAA
- a CDS encoding IS110 family transposase codes for MKHYIGLDVSMKRTFICVLNEQGKIVHEGSEKTDPDLLADDFSKRDFQEIVVGFESGCLSHYLVTGFRKRAIDPLCMDARKLSTILALKINKTDKNDARGIAEALRSGMYTRVHCKPQDSVEKSILLVSRRALIKQQTQKYCKGLA; via the coding sequence ATGAAGCATTATATTGGATTAGATGTATCAATGAAAAGAACTTTTATCTGTGTATTAAATGAACAAGGTAAGATTGTCCATGAAGGTTCAGAAAAAACAGATCCTGATTTACTAGCAGATGATTTTTCCAAAAGAGATTTTCAAGAAATCGTTGTTGGCTTTGAAAGTGGATGTTTATCTCATTACCTAGTCACAGGATTTAGAAAAAGAGCTATAGATCCCCTATGTATGGATGCAAGGAAGCTGAGTACGATTCTTGCTTTGAAAATAAATAAGACAGACAAAAATGATGCACGAGGAATCGCAGAAGCCCTTCGATCAGGTATGTATACACGAGTACACTGTAAGCCCCAAGATTCAGTAGAAAAAAGCATTTTGTTAGTTTCCAGAAGAGCGCTAATTAAACAGCAAACGCAGAAATACTGTAAGGGGCTTGCTTAA
- a CDS encoding transposase translates to MLKSYGIRLGSVGSKRFSSVVVKQIEKQEKSIVLSITSLLNTFDKVVEEVEKLDKEMLKLVSQDKEVQRLMTIPGVGPVTALTYKTEIFDPTRFNDSKSVGAYLGMTPKQYASGEVQRQGRISKCGSSELRSLLVEAGIVMLTRSKKWSKLKAWG, encoded by the coding sequence TTGCTTAAAAGTTACGGAATACGATTGGGATCTGTGGGATCCAAAAGATTTTCGTCTGTGGTTGTAAAGCAGATAGAAAAACAGGAAAAAAGTATTGTTCTGAGCATAACCTCTCTATTAAATACCTTTGATAAGGTAGTTGAGGAAGTAGAAAAACTGGATAAAGAAATGCTTAAGCTGGTCAGTCAAGATAAAGAAGTACAACGGCTTATGACAATCCCTGGCGTAGGACCTGTAACAGCATTAACCTATAAAACAGAAATTTTTGATCCCACTCGTTTTAACGATTCTAAATCAGTAGGAGCCTATCTTGGTATGACGCCTAAACAGTATGCCTCCGGAGAGGTGCAAAGACAGGGAAGAATTTCAAAATGTGGATCCAGTGAACTTAGATCTCTATTAGTTGAAGCCGGAATAGTAATGCTGACACGAAGTAAGAAATGGAGCAAGCTAAAAGCTTGGGGATGA
- a CDS encoding IS630 family transposase, whose translation MKKLIPSQRADLEHKLKHPKDYSERNRLCVILGYDEGISTKNLAKTLRISPITVQKYLREYDSENKTGSSPRGGSKSKLSQDQKESLLKHLHEKTYLKVKGIIAYVHEQYGIKYSRSGMTDWLIQHGFVYKRPKKIPGKLDPEKQRIFIEQYRALKETLNPDEEIYFIDAVHPEHQSQAVCGWIKKGVQKTLQTSGKQLRLHFAGALCLTGMKIFTEEYKTVDADAMLDFFKKLEKQTEARIIHVILDNARSNKNKKLEEFLMSSRIKVHYLPPYSPNLNPIERLWKILKEKKVYNRYYETSVTFFQAIRGFFLEEIPKITDILKCRINDKFQVVDLNPIKLAV comes from the coding sequence ATGAAAAAACTGATCCCTAGCCAGAGAGCTGACTTAGAACACAAGTTAAAGCATCCAAAAGACTATTCTGAACGGAATAGGCTTTGTGTAATTTTGGGCTATGATGAGGGTATCTCAACAAAAAATCTTGCTAAAACACTCCGGATAAGCCCTATCACTGTTCAGAAATACCTCAGAGAATATGATTCCGAAAATAAAACTGGAAGTAGCCCTCGAGGCGGTAGCAAATCAAAACTTTCACAAGACCAAAAAGAGTCTCTACTAAAACACCTACATGAAAAGACCTATCTTAAAGTCAAAGGGATCATAGCTTATGTGCATGAGCAATATGGGATAAAATATTCCCGAAGTGGCATGACAGATTGGCTCATACAGCACGGATTTGTTTATAAACGTCCTAAAAAGATTCCTGGGAAATTAGATCCTGAAAAACAACGAATTTTCATAGAACAATATAGGGCTTTAAAGGAGACCTTAAACCCTGATGAAGAGATCTATTTCATAGATGCTGTGCATCCTGAACATCAGTCCCAAGCCGTATGTGGATGGATCAAAAAAGGCGTTCAAAAGACTTTGCAGACATCCGGGAAACAATTGCGATTGCATTTTGCTGGAGCTCTTTGCCTGACAGGAATGAAGATTTTTACAGAGGAATATAAGACAGTTGATGCCGATGCAATGCTCGATTTTTTCAAGAAGCTAGAAAAACAGACAGAGGCTCGAATTATTCATGTAATTTTGGATAATGCAAGATCAAACAAAAATAAGAAACTAGAAGAGTTTCTGATGTCTTCTAGGATTAAAGTGCACTATCTCCCTCCTTATTCGCCGAATTTGAATCCTATTGAACGCTTGTGGAAGATCTTAAAGGAAAAGAAGGTATACAATCGATATTACGAAACGTCGGTGACTTTTTTTCAGGCAATTAGAGGATTCTTCTTAGAAGAGATACCGAAAATAACAGATATTTTGAAATGTAGGATAAACGACAAGTTTCAAGTCGTTGACTTAAATCCCATTAAGCTAGCCGTTTGA
- a CDS encoding IS630 family transposase, whose translation MKKLTPSQRADLEHKLKHPKDYSERNRLCVILGYDEGISTKNLAKTLRISPITVQKYLREYDSENKTGSSPRGGSKSKLSQDQTESLLKHLQEKTYLKVKGIIAYVHEQYGIKYSRSGMTDWLIQHGFVYKRPKKIPGKLAPEKQRIFIEQYRALKETLNPDEEIYFIDAVHPEHQSQAVCGWIKKGVQKTLQTSGKQLRLHFAGALCLTGMKIVTEEYKTVDANAMLDFFKKLEKQTEARIIHVILDNARSNKNKKLEEFLMSSRIKVHYLPPYSPNLNPIERLWKILKEKKVYNRYYETSVTFFQAIRGFFLEEIPKIIDILKCRINDKFQVVDLNPIKLAV comes from the coding sequence ATGAAAAAACTGACCCCTAGCCAGAGAGCTGACTTAGAACACAAGTTAAAGCATCCAAAAGACTATTCTGAACGGAATAGGCTTTGTGTAATTTTGGGCTATGATGAGGGTATCTCAACAAAAAATCTTGCTAAAACACTCCGGATAAGCCCTATCACTGTTCAGAAATACCTCAGAGAATATGATTCCGAAAATAAAACTGGAAGTAGCCCTCGAGGCGGTAGCAAATCAAAACTTTCACAAGACCAAACAGAGTCTCTACTAAAACACCTACAGGAAAAGACCTATCTTAAAGTCAAAGGGATCATAGCTTATGTGCATGAGCAATATGGGATAAAATATTCCCGAAGTGGCATGACAGATTGGCTCATACAGCACGGATTTGTTTATAAACGTCCTAAAAAGATTCCTGGGAAATTAGCTCCTGAAAAACAACGAATTTTCATAGAACAATATAGGGCTTTAAAGGAGACATTAAACCCTGATGAAGAGATCTATTTCATAGATGCTGTGCATCCTGAACATCAGTCCCAAGCCGTATGTGGATGGATCAAAAAAGGCGTTCAAAAGACTTTGCAGACATCTGGGAAACAATTGCGATTGCATTTTGCTGGAGCTCTTTGCCTGACAGGAATGAAGATTGTTACAGAGGAATATAAGACAGTTGATGCCAATGCAATGCTCGATTTTTTCAAGAAGCTAGAAAAACAGACAGAGGCTCGAATTATTCATGTAATTTTGGATAATGCAAGATCAAACAAAAATAAGAAACTAGAAGAGTTTCTGATGTCTTCTAGGATTAAAGTGCACTATCTCCCTCCTTATTCGCCGAATTTGAATCCTATTGAACGCTTGTGGAAGATCTTAAAGGAAAAGAAGGTATACAATCGATATTACGAAACGTCGGTGACTTTTTTTCAGGCAATTAGAGGATTCTTCTTAGAAGAGATACCGAAAATAATAGATATTTTGAAATGTAGGATAAACGACAAGTTTCAAGTCGTTGACTTAAATCCCATTAAGCTAGCCGTTTGA
- the rpsD gene encoding 30S ribosomal protein S4 — protein MVRYTGPKNRVARRFGANIFGKARNPLLHKPNPPGMHGSKRKKKSDYGLQLEEQQKLKAVYGMLTTTQVVRYYKEASKAKGNTPAVFIERLECRLDNMVYRLKLAPTIFAAQQLVSHGHVLVNGKKVDRRSFFVRPGMTISIKEKSQKNDKIQKSIIRSGEIPEYLSLDAGAFSGQLLVSPAIDQVPFPILINVPLICEFLAHNN, from the coding sequence ATGGTTCGATACACCGGCCCAAAAAATCGTGTCGCAAGACGTTTTGGGGCAAATATATTCGGCAAAGCTCGTAATCCGTTACTACATAAGCCAAATCCTCCGGGAATGCATGGAAGTAAAAGAAAGAAAAAGTCTGATTATGGCCTTCAGCTAGAAGAGCAACAAAAGTTAAAAGCTGTTTATGGTATGCTGACAACCACTCAGGTTGTGCGCTACTATAAAGAAGCTTCAAAAGCAAAGGGAAATACCCCTGCTGTTTTTATCGAGAGATTAGAATGCAGATTAGATAATATGGTTTACCGCTTAAAATTAGCGCCGACTATTTTTGCAGCTCAGCAATTAGTATCTCATGGACATGTATTGGTAAATGGTAAGAAAGTAGACCGCAGGTCTTTTTTTGTCCGTCCGGGAATGACGATTTCCATTAAAGAAAAGTCTCAAAAAAATGATAAAATCCAAAAAAGCATAATTAGGTCTGGTGAGATTCCTGAATACCTCTCTTTGGATGCTGGTGCTTTTTCAGGGCAACTTCTCGTATCTCCTGCAATCGACCAGGTGCCTTTTCCTATCTTGATTAATGTACCGTTAATTTGTGAATTTTTAGCACACAACAACTAA
- a CDS encoding rhodanese-related sulfurtransferase, producing MQKDYWIIAYYIFTPIEDPLKEVQRQQKFLENKDIKCRIYIAHNGINAQISGCKTDAQIYLEWMKKDARFKEISFKIDFYDEHVFPKACVKFRKQLVALDEEVDLELTGTHVSPKEWKEMLENRDESVLLIDVRNQYEWELGHFVGAELPCLKNFRDFSPYAKKLKNHYDPNQTKVMMYCTGGIRCELYSALLKKEGFSEIYQLDGGVINYGKQESTAHWRGKLFVFDDRLSVCIDEKVDEVISHCSHCKTSSDTYYNCANMDCNELFLCCLTCAEKFKGCCSDTCMSAGRVRLYQAVTRPKPFRRYSSKENGLN from the coding sequence ATGCAAAAAGATTATTGGATTATAGCCTATTATATATTTACTCCTATTGAAGACCCCTTAAAAGAGGTACAGAGGCAGCAAAAATTTCTAGAAAATAAAGATATTAAGTGTCGGATCTATATTGCTCATAATGGGATTAATGCCCAAATAAGCGGTTGTAAAACCGATGCTCAAATCTACCTAGAGTGGATGAAAAAGGATGCACGTTTTAAAGAAATTTCTTTTAAAATAGATTTTTACGATGAGCATGTATTCCCCAAAGCCTGCGTGAAATTTCGGAAGCAGCTTGTAGCTTTAGATGAAGAGGTGGATTTAGAATTAACAGGTACACACGTTTCCCCTAAAGAATGGAAAGAGATGTTGGAAAATCGCGATGAAAGCGTTTTGCTAATCGATGTGCGCAATCAATATGAATGGGAACTGGGTCATTTTGTGGGAGCTGAGCTTCCTTGCTTAAAAAACTTTAGAGATTTTTCTCCCTATGCAAAAAAATTAAAAAATCATTATGACCCTAACCAGACAAAGGTCATGATGTACTGTACTGGTGGTATTCGATGCGAACTGTATTCTGCTCTGCTAAAAAAAGAAGGTTTTTCTGAGATCTATCAGTTAGATGGTGGTGTAATTAATTATGGAAAACAAGAAAGTACCGCACATTGGAGAGGCAAGTTATTTGTATTTGACGATCGCTTATCCGTTTGTATAGATGAAAAAGTAGATGAAGTAATCAGCCATTGTTCTCATTGCAAAACAAGTAGTGATACATATTATAATTGTGCAAATATGGATTGCAATGAGCTTTTCTTATGTTGCCTTACTTGTGCAGAAAAATTCAAAGGCTGTTGTAGTGATACTTGCATGTCTGCTGGTAGGGTAAGGCTTTATCAGGCGGTCACGCGTCCTAAGCCTTTTCGTCGGTATTCCTCCAAAGAGAACGGATTAAATTAA